The following DNA comes from Amycolatopsis albispora.
CCGCACGCGGCCTCGCCAGGCGGTTCACCGCCCGTGGCCGCACGGTCGACGCCGTCAAGGGCGTCGACATCGATGTGGCCGAGGGGGAACTGGTCGGCTTCCTGGGGCCCAACGGGGCAGGCAAGACCACCACGCTCCGGATGCTCACCACGCTGCTCAAGCCGACTTCGGGGCAGGCCACCGTCGGCGGTTGCGATCTGCTGGCCGACCCGGTCGGGGTGCGCCGCCGCATCGGGTACGTCGCGCAGGCCGGCGGCACCTGGCAGGACTGCAAGGTGATCGAGGAGATCGAGATCCAGGGCAGGCTGTACGGACTGTCCAAGGCCGACTCGCTGGCCCGCGGCGCCGAACTGGCCGAGCAGCTGGACCTGGCCAGCCTGGACCAGCGCCAGACCAAAACGCTCTCCGGCGGCCAGCGCCGCCGCCTCGACATCGTGCTCGGCCTGATCCACCGGCCCGGCCTGGTTTTCCTGGACGAGCCGACCACCGCGCTGGACCCGCAGAGCCGCGCCAACCTGTGGGAGCACATCCGCGCGCTGCGCACGCAGCACGGCGTCACGGTCTTCCTGACCACGCACTACCTGGACGAGGCCGACTCGCTGTGCGACCGTGTGCTGGTCATCGACAACGGCGAGATCGTCGCCGAGGGCACGCCCGACTCGCTCAAGGCGCGCGTCTCCGGTGACGGCGTGACCGTCGGCGTGCCCGCCGAGTCGGCCGCCGCCGCGGCCGAGATCGCCGGGCGGCTGACCGGCGCGCACGAGGTGTCCATTGTGGAGGACACGGTGCGCTTCCGGGTGCCGCGCGGTGACGTGGCGATGCCCGAACTGCTGCGCGCGCTGGACACCGCGGGCATCACGATGGAGTCCATGCAGGTGCACCGGCCGACGCTGGATGACGTTTTCCTCACCCTGACCGGTCGTTCCCTGCGCGACGCCGAGGCCGCCACGCCCGCTCCGGAGGCCGCGAATGTTCCGTGACATCTGGCTGATCTTCAAGCGGGACATGACGCTGTCCCTGCGCAACCCGGCCTGGGTGCTGATCGGCATCATGCAGCCGCTGCTCTACCTGTTCTTCTTCGGGCCGCTGATGGAGAAGGTCGTGGAGAACACACCGGGCTTCCCGCCGGGCAACTCGTGGGCGGTGCTCACCCCGGCGATCATGGTGCAGACCGCGTTGTTCGGCACCTCGTTCGCCGGGTTCGGCCTGCTCGCCGAATACCGCGCGGGCGTCACCGAGCGGTTCCGCGTGACGCCGATCAGCCGGGCGGCCCTGCTGCTCGGCAAGCTGCTCGCGGCCAGCTTCCAGGCGATCGTGCAGGCGCTGCTGATCATCGTGGTGGCGTTCCTGGTGTTCCCGCTGGACGCGCCGGTGACCGGGGTGCTGATGAGCCTGGTGATCGTGGCGCTGCTGGCGATCACGCTCGGCTCGGCGTCCTATTCGGTGGCGCTGCTGATCAAGAGCGAGACCGCTTTCCCGGCGCTGCTGAACGCGGTGCTGATGCCGTTGCTGCTGCTGTCCGGGATCCTGGTGCCGATCACCACCGGGCTGGCCCCGGCGTGGTTGTACAACCTGTCGCGGATCAACCCGTTCTCGCACGTGGTCGACGCCGAGCGCGCGGCGTTCCGCGGGGACATCACGATGGACGCGTTGTTCACCGGTTGCGTGGCGCTGCTGGTGATGGCGGTGCTCTCCCTGTTCTGGGGCGTGCGGACGTTCCAGAAGGAAAACGCGTGAGCGGCTGACATTTTCGGACACGCTGGACCGGTGAGGCCACCATATGTGCTGATCGCACGTATGGTGGCCTTTCACTTACCTCGGGGGGAGGAGGCGAATGCGCGAACCCGAGCCCGAGCGCGGGATCAACCTGTCCCACCACGAAACGGTGGACGACTGGAAAACCGTGCGTGCCAACGGGGTGCTGTTCTCCAGCGTGACGATCACCGAGAGCACGAACTGGAGCGATACAGCGGCGATCCGCAACGTCCGGGCCGCGCAGTCGGCCGGGCTGCACACCGGCGCACGCCACTTCGCCCGGCCCGGTTCGGTGCACGAGCAGGTCACGCACTTCCTGCGCACGGCGAGCCCGCTCGGGGTGTTCGCGCCGGGTTCGCTGGCCCCGTCGCTGGACGTGCGCGCGCCCGGCATCAGCGACCGCTTCATCAAGTCCTGGATCCGCGGGCTGCGGCACGCGGCGAACATCAAGCGGGTACTGGTGTACGCGGGCTACGAGCAGTGGCTGCACGAGTTGCACCCGGACAAGTGGGCCGATTCCGAAGTGGTGCTGTGGCTTGCCCGGCACAACGGGATCCCCGGCCGTCCCGGCTGGTTCCACTCGCGACTCGGCGTGCACCAGCACGGCAGCGGCGACGACGCACCCGGCTTCCACGGCGAGATCGGTTACGACGCCGTGGTGTACCCGTTCGTACTGGCGGACCTACTTCTCTAACTTGCTCCTCATCAGGAACACGTTGTACGGCCCCCACTGCGAGATCAGGTAGTAGATCTCGTCGCCGTCGAGCGCCCACGGGTGCAGGTAACCGCCGTAGAGCGCGGGCCAGTCCTGTCCGGACACCACCACCTCGCCGTCGGACCACGGCCCTTCGAGCCGGTCCGCGGTGCGCAGCACGATCGCCGCGCGGTGCTCGTCGAGGTGCATCGCCAGCCAGCATCCGAAGTGGACGCTGTACTCCACGGACAGCTCGCCGACCGGGCCCGGCAGCACCGGCGCGGCGGCGAACTCGTCGCGGCCCCAGCCGTCGCCGGTCCAGTACCGGTAGGCCGCCGGTTCGAGCACGGACGCCGGGTCGACGCGGGCCAGGTAGGCCGGTCCGAAACGGCCGTTGGTGGTGCCGAACAGGTAGACGTGGTGGTCGTCGCGCGCGAACGAGCCGATCTGGAACGGGTGGTCGCGCTCGGCGCGGTTGATCCAGCGGGCGCGGGCCGGCTGCGCCCAGGTCTCGCCGCCGTCGTCGGACACCGCGATGCCGCCGTAGTTGGTGTGCCACTGGCCGGGCGGTCCCCAACTGCGGACCGACATGTAGTGCACGTACTGCCTGCCGTCGATCGCGATACCGGCGTTGGGAATGATCGTCCACTCGTCACGCGGGTCGGCCGAGGCGAGCACCTGCGCGGCCAGCCCGTCCTCCCTGGTGACCACGCCGTCCAGCACCAGCCCGTGCGACAGGTCTCGCTGGGACGAATGGGCGAGCACGTTGCACCGCCAGTCCGCCTCCGGCGGCCCGGCCCCGTCACCACCCCAGCCCGCGCCGTAGGTGTCGCCGAACAGCACCAGCACCCGGCCGTCCCCGGCGTCCCAGAGCACGCCGAGATCGGTGGCGTGGATGCCGAACCGCTCGTCGGTGCCCGTGCCGGCCCCGGTGACCTGTGCCACTCGCGTGGTTTCCAGTACTCGGACCATGCCCCGACGGTAGGTCACAATGGCCGCCATGCGGTTGGTGCGCGCGGCGATGCACTCGACGGTGGCGCCCGAGGTGGCGCTGTCGCTGCTCGACGCGCGCGCCCGCGCCCGCGGCCTGCCGCCACCGGCCGCGTTGTCGGGCGAGTGGTTCGGCTCGCGCGCGGTGCTCGCGCCCAGCGTGGCGATCGGCGAGGTGGCGCCCGATTCGGCGTATTCGCTGCCGATGCTCCCGGTGGACGGCGTGGTGCCCGGCGCGATCGGCGGCGGCTGGTTCGGTTACCTGTCCTACGACCTGACCGATCCCAGCGGGCGGCGCACGCCACTTCCCCGAGCCGCCTGGGGCTGGGCGGATCACGTGTTGCGATTGGACAGTGACGGCACGTGGTGGTTCGAAGCGCTGGTCGACGGCGACGAGCCGCACGAACTCCGGCAGGAACTCGAAGCCGTGTTGCGCGGGGTGCCGCCCCGGCACGGCTGGACGCCCACCGAACTGCACCGGCCACTGCCCGCCGAGCACCACGACGCGGTGAAGGCTTGCGTGCACGCGATCGAAGCGGGCGAACTGTTCCAGGCGAACATCTGCACGCGCTTCTCGGCCGCCTTCGACGGCAACGCCGCCGAGCTGTTCGGCGAAGGCACCCGGCGGCTGCGGCCGCGGCGAGCCGCGTTCCTCACCGGCGACTGGGGTTCGGTGGTTTCCCTGTCGCCGGAGCTGTTCCTCGCCCGGCACGGCGATCTGGTCCGCTCCACGCCGATCAAGGGCACGCTCCCCCGCCGCGGCCCGGACGACGACCACCTGGCCGGGCTGCTGCGGCAGTCCGAAAAGGACGTCGCGGAGAATGTGATGATCACCGACCTGGTGCGCAACGACCTCGGCCGGGTCTGCGCGGTCGGCAGTGTCCGGGTGCCCGAGCTGCTCGCCGTGCGCCCGGCGCCCGGCGTCTGGCATCTGGAGTCCACTGTGGAGGGTCGGGTGGTCACCGGGGACGCCGCGCTGCTCGAAGCCACCTTCCCGCCCGGCTCGGTGACCGGCGCGCCGAAGATCCGCGCGCTCGACCTGATCGCGGAACTCGAGCCCGTGCCGCGCGGGGTGTACACCGGCGCGATGGGGCTGGTCTCCCCGGTCGCCGGGCTCGAGCTGAACGTCGCGATCCGCACCTTCGAACTGCACGCGGGCCGGCTGTGGCTGGGGGTCGGCGGCGGCATCACCGCCGACTCCGACCCGGCCCGCGAATGGCAGGAGTGCCTGCACAAGGCGGCACCGCTGGACCGGCTGCTGGCTACGCCCTGGGGTTGAGCAGCAGCTTGCCGGTGGTCGCGCGGGATCGGATGTCCTCGTGCGCCCGGCGGGCGTCGGCCAGCGCGTACTCGCCGCCGTTGATCGCCTTGACCTGACCGCTCTTCGCCAGGTCGAACAGCTCGGCGAGGCCGCGCTCGAACACGCCGCCCGGCAGGCGCAGCGCGTGCGGCAGCCAGATGCCGGAGATGGTGGTCGAATGGCCGAGCAGGTTGCGCAGCTCGACCGGCTTCGGCTGCTCGCGGCTGGCCATGCCGTAGAAGGCGAGGCGGCCGAACGGCGCGAGCGCGGCGATGCTCTCGTCGGTGATGCGACCGCCGGTCATGTCGAGCACGATGTCCACCCGCTTGCCACCGTTGGCCTCGCGCAGCACGTCGGTCATGTTCTCGGCCCGCGAGTCCACCGCCACGTCGGCGCCGAGGTCGACGGCCAGCTCGCGCTTGTCCTCGGAACTGGCGGTCGCGATCACGCGGCCCGCGCCCCACGCCTTCGCCAGCTGCACGGCGAGCGAGCCGACGCCACCGGCGGCCGCGTGCACGACCACCGACTCACCGGCCTCCAGGTGCGCGTTCTTGCGGAGCAGCAGCCACGCGGTCATGCCCTGCGCGATGAACGCGAGCGCCGCGGTGTCGTCGACGCCGTCCGGCACCTCGTAGGTGGTCGCTTCCGGCGCGATGGCCTTCTCCGCGTAACCGCCCGCCTTGTGGAGCAACGCCACCACGCGCCTGCCGTCCGGCGTGCGGCCGACCACCTCACCACCGGGCACCAGCGGCAGCTCGGTCGGCGCGAGATAGCTGTTCTCGGCCTGGTGCGTGTCGGCGTAGTTGACGCCGGCGTGGTCGACCTCGATCAGCACCTCACCGGGGCCGGGCTCCGGATCGGGCAGCTCCACCAGCTTCAGGACCTCGGGTCCGCCGAACTCGGTCACCTGCACAGCACGCATTCCAGCCAGCCTTTCCCTCGTCGAATGAGACGATCCTACCGATCGTCTCATGGTGAGACAATGTCGTGTTATGTTCCATACGTGGTCTCCACCAAACCGGACGTGACGGACGCGTTCCAGCTGGCGCGGCAGTGGTTCCTGGCCGGGCGGCGGATCGACATGCAGGAGCTGGCCGCCGAGCTGAAGGTCGGGCGGGCCACGCTGTTCCGGTGGGTCGGCAACCGGGAGCAGCTGCTCGGCGAGGTCATCTGGTCGATCACCGAGCGCACCTTCGACCGGCACAACCGCGCGGTCGGCGGCTCGGGCGGGGCGCGGATCGCCGAGGTCGTCGGCACCTACGTGCGCACGGTCAACAACGACGGGCCGTTCCGCGCGTTCCTGCGCCGCGAGCCGGAACGCGCGCTGCGGCTGCTCACCACGAAGGCCAGCCTGGTGCAGCGCCGCACCATCGCGGCGGTCGAGTCGATGCTGACCGAGGAGATCGACCGGGGCGCGCTGGAACCGCCGCTGCCGGTGCACGACCTGGCCTACCTGATCGTGCGGATCGCCGAGTCGTTCATCTACACCGACATCATCTCCGGCGAGGAACCCGACGCCGACAAGGCGCGAGAGGCCGTCGCCGCGTTACTTCGCTGACTTGCGCGCGGCCAGTACCGCGTCGTACAGCTCCTTCTTCGACACGCCGGTCGCTTCGGCCACCTCGGCGGCTGCCGTCTTGAGGCGCTCCCCGGCGGCCACGCGGTCCGCGACCTCGCCGACCAGGTCCTCGACGCTGGCCGAGCGCGGGGGCGCGGGCTCGACCACCACGGTGATCTCCCCGCGCACGCCCTGGTCGGCCCAGTCGGCCAGCTCGCCGAGGGAACCGCGCTTGACCTCTTCGTACGTTTTGGTCAGCTCGCGGCACACGGCGGCCCGCCGATCGGGGCCGAGCACCTCGACCGCGTCACGCAGGGTGCTGGCCAGCCGGTGCGGTGATTCGAAGAACACGGTGGTGCGTGGCTCAGTGGCCAGGCCACTCAGCCACCTAGCCTTTTCGCCACTTTTGCGCGGGGCGAAGCCGTCGAAGCAGAACCGGTCCGACGGCAGGCCGGACAACGCCAGCGCGGTGGTCACGGCGGACGGGCCGGGCAGGCAGGTGACCGGCAGCTCCTCCTCGACGCAGACCGCGACCAGGCGGTAGCCGGGATCGGACACGCTGGGCATGCCCGCGTCGGTGACCAGCAGCACGGTCTCGCCCGAACGGATCGACTCGAGCAGCTTCGGCAGGCGCGCGGTTTCGACGTCCTCGTAGAAGCTGATCACCCGGCCGGCAGGCGCGACCTCCAGCGCGGCGGCGAGATTGCGCAGGCGGCGCGTGTCCTCGGCGGCAATCACGTCAGCCGCGGCCAGCGCCTCCACCAACCGCCGGGACGCGTCACCCACGTCCCCCAGCGGTGTCGCGGCGAGCACCAGCCGCCCGGTTTCGGCCATGGCGAGAGCCTAGATGAGCGGTTGCTTGAAGCCGGCGGTCGCCACCCCGGGGGTTGGGGCGGGCGGGACCAGTCGGACCAGCCGGGCTGGGCAGCCGGGACACGGCCGGGCACAGCCGGATCGGCGGACTGGCGGAGCGGCCCGGGCTGGGCGCTCGCGGCGTCCTCACACCTCGGCGCCTAGGATCGGGTCCCGTGACCGCACTCCTGACGCGCCCGTTCGGTGACGGCCCGCGCCCGGATCCGGTTGACGAGCACGCCCCGCCCACCGACCGCGAAGCCGTCCTGCTCGGCCGTCCGATGCCGGTCGACCGGCTCCGCGGCTGGCTGGTCACGCTGGTACTGGTGGTCATCGGCGGCGTGATCCGCTTCCAGAACCTCGGCGTCCCGACCGACAAGGGCACGCCGGTCTTCGACGAGAAGCACTACGTCCCGCAGGCGTGGCAGATGCTGCGCAACGGCGGCTACGAGGACAACTACGGCTACGAGCTGATCGTGCACCCGCCGGTCGCCAAGCAGCTGATCGCCATCGGCGAGTGGCTCTTCGGGTACAACGGCTGGGGCTGGCGCTTCTCCGCCGCGCTCGCCGGGACCGTGCTCATCCTGCTGGTCATCCGCATCGCCCGCCGGCTGACCAGGTCCACCTTTCTCGGCGGTGTCGCCGGGGTGCTGGTCATCTGCGACGGCGTGCTCCACCTGCAGTCGCGCATGGGCATGCTGGACATCTTCACCGCGCTCTTCGTCGTCGCCGCGTTCGGCTGTCTGCTGATCGACCGCGACCAGGTGCGTGAACGCATGGCGCTGGCCGTGCGCGAAGGCTGGGCCGACGAATCACCGTACGGGCCGCGGCTCGGGTTCCGCTGGTGGCGGTTCACCGGCGGGGTGATGATCGGGCTTTCGCTCGGCGTCAAGTGGTCCGGGCTGTACTACATCATCGCGTTCGGCCTGCTCTGCGTGGCCTTCGACGTGGCGGCCCGCCGCGCCGCCGGCGTGCCCCGGCCGTGGGTGGGCACGCTGCGGCGCGACGTCGCCCCGGCGCTGTGGGGCCTGGTCGCCATCCCGGTGCTGGTCTACCTGGGCACCTGGACCTTCTGGTTCGCCAGCGAAACAGCCACCGACCGGCACCTGGTCGAACTGGACAACATCCAGCCGTGGTGGATCTTCGGCTGGGTGCCCGACGCGCTCGCCTCGCTCGTGCACTACTCGCTGCACGTGCTCGACTTCCACTCCGGGCTGAAAACCCCGGAGAACGACCCGCACCCGTGGGAATCCAAGCCGTGGACGTGGCCGATGGGGCTGCGCCCGATGCTCTACGCCTACGAGTCCGGGCCCGCCGCGGCCGGCTGCGGTGAAGCCGACTGCGTGCGCGCCACCATGCTGATCGGCACCCCGGCGATGTGGTGGCTGGCCGTGCCGGTGCTCGCGTGGGGCCTGTGGCGCTGGCTGTTCCGCGCGGACTGGCGCTACGCCTCCGTGCTGGTCGCCTACCTGGCCGGCCTGCTGCCGTGGTTCGTCAACCTCGACCGCCAGATGTACTTCTTCTACGCCACGCCGATGGCGCCGTTCCTGGTGCTCGGCCTGACCCTGGTGCTCGGCCAGGTGCTCGGCGCGGTGCAGCAGGGGTTCGAACGGCGGGGCACCGGACTGCTCGTGGTGTCGTTGTACGTCGGGCTGGTGGTGGCCAACTTCGCCTGGCTGTGGCCGATCCTGAACGGCGATTCGATCACCAACACGCACTGGCAGGCCGAGTTGTGGCTGCCGTCGTGGCGGTGACCCGCGCTCAGCGGAAGGCGTCGGCGTTCTCGCGCGCCCACTGCGCGAAGGTGCGTGCCGGGCGGCCGGTGACCCGCTCGACGGTGTCCACCACGGTGTAGCCCTCGACCGGCGGATCGGCGTACCAGCCGATGACGTGGTCGACGGCCTCCGGTGAGGCACCCATGTCCCGCAGGCGGGCCCTGGCCTGCTCCTCGGTCAGCTCGACGAACCGGATGTCACGCCCGGTGGCCGCGCTGAGCTGCGCTATCTTGTCCGGCACGGTCAGCACCTCCAGCCCGCTGAGCACGTATTCGCGGCCGTTGTGCCCGGGGTTCAGCAGCGTCTCCACCGCGACGGCGGCGATGTCGGCTTCGTGCACCATCGCGCTGCGCAACCCGGCGAACGGATCCCTGGCGACGCCCTCGGTGCGGATGGAGTCCGCCCACAGCAGCGTGTTGGACATGAACTCGACCGGCTGCAGCGTGGTCCAGGACAGCCCGCTGGCCGCGATGTCCGCCTCCAGCGGGCCGGGTTGCCCGCTCCAGAGCATGGTCACGTGCCGGACGCCCGCCGCGAGGGCGCGCTTGGCGATCTCGGGTCCGGTGGTCAGCGCCGAGCCGTCGGAACCGTCGAAGGTGATCAGGTAGGCGGCGCTCACCCCCTCGAACGCGGCGTCGAGCGTCTCGGGCGCGGCCAGGTCACCGGCCACCACCTCGACGTCGTCCGGCAGCTTCGCCGCCGCCGGGTTCCTGGTCAGCGCCCGCACCGGCACCCCGCGTTCCCGCAGCTGGCGGAGCACGTGGCCACCCACGTTGCCGGTCGCGCCGGTCACCAGAATCGTCATCGGAATTCCCTCCTCGTTGGCTGGTCGCGACGCTAGAGGCTCCAGTTGACTCGAGGTCAAGCTGTTGCTTTTCGGCGCATTGGACCAGACCATGGCCGTATTGGTTTAGACCACAAGTCGCCGAAGGAGCCGACATGTCCCCGCGCAAGTCCCCGCTCGCCGCACTGGTCGCGACGGTGTTCCTGCTGCTCGCCGGGTTGCCCGCCACCGCGGGCGCGGCGGTGCCGAACAAGCACCTCACCGGTTACTGGCAGAACTTCGTCAACGGCGCGAAGCCGCAGAAGCTCGCCGACGTCCCGGCCGCCTACGACGTGATCGTGCTGGCCTTCGCCAACTCCGACCCGGCCCGCCCCGGCGCGGTGACCTTCGGCGTGGACCCCGGACTGGCCAGTGCGGTCGGCGGGTACACCGATGCCGACCTCAAGGCCGACATCGCCGCGAAGAAGGCGGCTGGCAAGTCGATCCTGCTGTCCATCGGCGGGGAGAAGGGCAACGTCGACCTCAGCTCACCGGCGAACGTGACCAGGTTCGTCGACAGCTTCGCCGCGATCGCGCAGAACTTCGGCATCCAGGGCCTCGACGTGGACCTCGAACACGGGCTCAACGTCGCGAACACGGCCAGCGCGATCAAGCAGCTGCGCTCGCGGCTCGGCGACGGGTTCCTGCTGACCATGGCGCCGCAGACGATCGACGTGCAGCCCGGCGGCCGGTACCTGCAGCTGATCGAGCAGACGAAGGACCTGATCACCGCGGTGCACACGCAGTACTACAACTCGGGCAGCATGCTCGGCTGCAACGACCAGGTGGTGCACCAGGGCAACGTCGACTTCATCACCGCGCAGGCCTGCTTCCTGCTGCGCACGCTGCGGCCGGACCAGGTCTCGCTCGGCCTGCCCGCTTCGCCGTCGGCGGCGGGTAGCGGGTACGTCAACCCGACCGTGGTGAACAACGCGCTGAGCTGCCTGGCCAAGCGCACGAACTGCGGTTCGTACGTGCCCGCGACAGCGTTCCCGGCGATCGGGGGCGTGATGACCTGGTCGACCAACTGGGACGCCACCAGCGGCGGCGCCTTCTCCACGCCGGTCCGGGCGCACCTGAACTCGCTGCGCTGACCGACGTCACGAATGTGGCTTTCGAGACGCGGAACGTCTCGAAAGCCACATTCGTGACATGCGAGCGGGTCAGTGGGCGCGCGGTACCACTCGGGTGACTGGGCCATCCGGGGACTTGCCCGCCCGCGACAGCCACCCCTCGACTTCCTTCCGCACCGAAGCCAGCGTCGGACGACGGCGTGGTTCCGGGTCCAGCGAGGCGATCAGCAGGCGCGAGTGCACACTCCGCTGCGGCAGCTTGTTCGCCGGTTCCGCCCGCGCCGCCGCCATCAGCGCGGCCATCGGCGTCTCCCGTGTGCCCCGCGGCGGCTGGCCGGACAGGGCGTAGCTCACCGTCGCGGCCAGTTGCCAGGCGTCCGACGCCGGCGACGCGGGCGCGCCCGCCGCGGTCTCCGGCGCGGTGAAGTCCGGCGTGCCGATCATCATGCCGGTCGCGGTCAGCTGCGAGTCGCCCTTGCTGCGGGCGATGCCGAAGTCGATCAGGTGCGCGATGCCCGCCGGGTCCAGGATCACGTTCGACGGCTTCACGTCCCGGTGCAGCACACCCTTCTCGTGCGCCGCCGACAGCGCGCCCGCCATCGTCGCCCACAACCGGCCCGCGGCCACGTCGTCCAGCGGGCCGCCGGTGTCCACCGCGGCGCCCAGCGGCTGCCCCTCCAGGTACTCCATCACCAGCGCGAGCCCGTCCGGCTCCTCGACCAGGTCGTACACCTTCACGCAGTTCGGGTGGTTGACCACGGCCAGCGCCCGCGCCTCACGCTGCATGCGCTCGACGGTGTCCCGGTCCGGCGCGTGCGCGATCTTCAGCGCGATGGTGCGGCCGAGCTGGTTGTCCACGGCCTCCCAGACGGTGCCGAACCCGCCGTGCCCGAGCCGCCGGACCCGGCGGTACCGGCTGCTGCCCGCGGAACCGCTCGAACCGGGCGGAACGGGCATCGGCCCCGGCGTGTTCGCCAGCCCGGGGCTCTCCGCCGGCTGCGGTTCGGGTGCCTGCGCCAGCGCGGTCTTCGGGTACTCCTTCGGCGGCGCGGGCGGCGGCAGCTGACGCTGCTGCGAAGGCGGCGGCACGTATGGCGGCGGTTGCCGCGGCGGCTCCACCGGCCGCCGCTCCGGCGGCCGTTCCGAGCGTTGCAGCGTCGACCAGGCAGGCGGGCCGACCAGCGCCACCGGCATGATGCCCAGCACGATCACCGGCAGGAAGCCCAGCCACAGGTGCACCGCGGTGTTCGCGGAGACCCCGATGCTGAAGAAGAACATCAGCACGAACGGGATCCAGAAGAACCGGGCAGGCCACTTCGGACCGCGGCGCAGCGCGGTGCGGGCCAGCAGCATGACAAACAGCAGGGTGAGCGCGGGAAGACCGATCAGCGCACCGAGGTAGTAGCCGTAGGCCAGCCCGCCCGACGGGTAGAACAGCGCCTCGTAGACGTTCTGCCCACCGCCGAGGTAGTCGCTCTGCTTGCCGATGAAGTCGCAGCGGTTGTTGCCCAGCTCCTCCATCAGCCCGGCGGACAGGTCGGCGCTCTCCCCCGCGCGCACCGCGCTGAAGTTGCTCGACACCCCGATGAACAGCAGCCACGGCATGATCAGCGTGAAGAAGCCGGCGACCAGGCCGATCACGGCCATCATCGTCGGGTCGTACCGGTTCCCGGTGAACTTCCGGATCAGCGCCACGATCACCGCGCCCGCCACCGGGAACAACGCGATCAGCGCGCCCGCCATGCTGGTCGCCCACACCGCGCCACCCGG
Coding sequences within:
- a CDS encoding ATP-binding cassette domain-containing protein encodes the protein MITARGLARRFTARGRTVDAVKGVDIDVAEGELVGFLGPNGAGKTTTLRMLTTLLKPTSGQATVGGCDLLADPVGVRRRIGYVAQAGGTWQDCKVIEEIEIQGRLYGLSKADSLARGAELAEQLDLASLDQRQTKTLSGGQRRRLDIVLGLIHRPGLVFLDEPTTALDPQSRANLWEHIRALRTQHGVTVFLTTHYLDEADSLCDRVLVIDNGEIVAEGTPDSLKARVSGDGVTVGVPAESAAAAAEIAGRLTGAHEVSIVEDTVRFRVPRGDVAMPELLRALDTAGITMESMQVHRPTLDDVFLTLTGRSLRDAEAATPAPEAANVP
- a CDS encoding ABC transporter permease, which produces MFRDIWLIFKRDMTLSLRNPAWVLIGIMQPLLYLFFFGPLMEKVVENTPGFPPGNSWAVLTPAIMVQTALFGTSFAGFGLLAEYRAGVTERFRVTPISRAALLLGKLLAASFQAIVQALLIIVVAFLVFPLDAPVTGVLMSLVIVALLAITLGSASYSVALLIKSETAFPALLNAVLMPLLLLSGILVPITTGLAPAWLYNLSRINPFSHVVDAERAAFRGDITMDALFTGCVALLVMAVLSLFWGVRTFQKENA
- a CDS encoding GH25 family lysozyme, with amino-acid sequence MREPEPERGINLSHHETVDDWKTVRANGVLFSSVTITESTNWSDTAAIRNVRAAQSAGLHTGARHFARPGSVHEQVTHFLRTASPLGVFAPGSLAPSLDVRAPGISDRFIKSWIRGLRHAANIKRVLVYAGYEQWLHELHPDKWADSEVVLWLARHNGIPGRPGWFHSRLGVHQHGSGDDAPGFHGEIGYDAVVYPFVLADLLL
- a CDS encoding DUF4185 domain-containing protein → MVRVLETTRVAQVTGAGTGTDERFGIHATDLGVLWDAGDGRVLVLFGDTYGAGWGGDGAGPPEADWRCNVLAHSSQRDLSHGLVLDGVVTREDGLAAQVLASADPRDEWTIIPNAGIAIDGRQYVHYMSVRSWGPPGQWHTNYGGIAVSDDGGETWAQPARARWINRAERDHPFQIGSFARDDHHVYLFGTTNGRFGPAYLARVDPASVLEPAAYRYWTGDGWGRDEFAAAPVLPGPVGELSVEYSVHFGCWLAMHLDEHRAAIVLRTADRLEGPWSDGEVVVSGQDWPALYGGYLHPWALDGDEIYYLISQWGPYNVFLMRSKLEK
- a CDS encoding aminodeoxychorismate synthase component I, yielding MRLVRAAMHSTVAPEVALSLLDARARARGLPPPAALSGEWFGSRAVLAPSVAIGEVAPDSAYSLPMLPVDGVVPGAIGGGWFGYLSYDLTDPSGRRTPLPRAAWGWADHVLRLDSDGTWWFEALVDGDEPHELRQELEAVLRGVPPRHGWTPTELHRPLPAEHHDAVKACVHAIEAGELFQANICTRFSAAFDGNAAELFGEGTRRLRPRRAAFLTGDWGSVVSLSPELFLARHGDLVRSTPIKGTLPRRGPDDDHLAGLLRQSEKDVAENVMITDLVRNDLGRVCAVGSVRVPELLAVRPAPGVWHLESTVEGRVVTGDAALLEATFPPGSVTGAPKIRALDLIAELEPVPRGVYTGAMGLVSPVAGLELNVAIRTFELHAGRLWLGVGGGITADSDPAREWQECLHKAAPLDRLLATPWG
- a CDS encoding quinone oxidoreductase family protein, whose translation is MRAVQVTEFGGPEVLKLVELPDPEPGPGEVLIEVDHAGVNYADTHQAENSYLAPTELPLVPGGEVVGRTPDGRRVVALLHKAGGYAEKAIAPEATTYEVPDGVDDTAALAFIAQGMTAWLLLRKNAHLEAGESVVVHAAAGGVGSLAVQLAKAWGAGRVIATASSEDKRELAVDLGADVAVDSRAENMTDVLREANGGKRVDIVLDMTGGRITDESIAALAPFGRLAFYGMASREQPKPVELRNLLGHSTTISGIWLPHALRLPGGVFERGLAELFDLAKSGQVKAINGGEYALADARRAHEDIRSRATTGKLLLNPRA
- a CDS encoding QsdR family transcriptional regulator; this encodes MVSTKPDVTDAFQLARQWFLAGRRIDMQELAAELKVGRATLFRWVGNREQLLGEVIWSITERTFDRHNRAVGGSGGARIAEVVGTYVRTVNNDGPFRAFLRREPERALRLLTTKASLVQRRTIAAVESMLTEEIDRGALEPPLPVHDLAYLIVRIAESFIYTDIISGEEPDADKAREAVAALLR
- the rsmI gene encoding 16S rRNA (cytidine(1402)-2'-O)-methyltransferase, giving the protein MAETGRLVLAATPLGDVGDASRRLVEALAAADVIAAEDTRRLRNLAAALEVAPAGRVISFYEDVETARLPKLLESIRSGETVLLVTDAGMPSVSDPGYRLVAVCVEEELPVTCLPGPSAVTTALALSGLPSDRFCFDGFAPRKSGEKARWLSGLATEPRTTVFFESPHRLASTLRDAVEVLGPDRRAAVCRELTKTYEEVKRGSLGELADWADQGVRGEITVVVEPAPPRSASVEDLVGEVADRVAAGERLKTAAAEVAEATGVSKKELYDAVLAARKSAK
- a CDS encoding dolichyl-phosphate-mannose--protein mannosyltransferase encodes the protein MTALLTRPFGDGPRPDPVDEHAPPTDREAVLLGRPMPVDRLRGWLVTLVLVVIGGVIRFQNLGVPTDKGTPVFDEKHYVPQAWQMLRNGGYEDNYGYELIVHPPVAKQLIAIGEWLFGYNGWGWRFSAALAGTVLILLVIRIARRLTRSTFLGGVAGVLVICDGVLHLQSRMGMLDIFTALFVVAAFGCLLIDRDQVRERMALAVREGWADESPYGPRLGFRWWRFTGGVMIGLSLGVKWSGLYYIIAFGLLCVAFDVAARRAAGVPRPWVGTLRRDVAPALWGLVAIPVLVYLGTWTFWFASETATDRHLVELDNIQPWWIFGWVPDALASLVHYSLHVLDFHSGLKTPENDPHPWESKPWTWPMGLRPMLYAYESGPAAAGCGEADCVRATMLIGTPAMWWLAVPVLAWGLWRWLFRADWRYASVLVAYLAGLLPWFVNLDRQMYFFYATPMAPFLVLGLTLVLGQVLGAVQQGFERRGTGLLVVSLYVGLVVANFAWLWPILNGDSITNTHWQAELWLPSWR